The nucleotide window GGGCAGGCAGCCGGTAGAGCGGGATGGGCAGGAAGTGGTCGCCACAGCGCAGTGGGCTGCAGCTGTGCACGAAGGTGGTGTAGAGCAGCTGCCAGCTGGGCTTGTCGCAGGGATCGGTACTGTCGGAAAAGAGATCCTGGCCCAGGCAGCGGACCCGGGGCTGGGTCAGGCCCGCCTGGCCAAGGCCCTTGAGGGCATGGCGAACGATATTGGAATGATGTTCGGGGTGCAGGCTGTCCGCCTCCGGGCAGACGGCTCTCAGCACCAGGCTGCCTTCTTCCATGATGGTAGGCAGCTCCCGGCCCGTGACCTGGCCGTTGTGGCGCCAGGCATCGAACAGCTGCATGATGGCCCGCTCGGCCACCGAGATGGGGGTGTCTTCATAGACGTCGAAGGCGACTTCCACAACGAACATCAGCGCGGCTCCCCGGTCTTGAGGCGGTCGATCTCGGCCTGTAACGGTGCCAGGGCGGCGGCTATGGCCGCCTGGATCCAGGCTTGCTGTTCGGCGGTGAAGGGGAGCTTTTCCTGGGCTGGAGGCTGGGCCGGCGCACCCTGCAGGGCCTGGATGATCAGCGGCAGGGGGCAGGGCCGGCCAAGGCGACTCTTGACCAGGGCCACTGACGGGCTTTTGCCCTCGGCTTGGAGTTGCGCAATGACGTTATCTAGCAGCGGGCGGAGGTCGGTTGCGGACATGGGCCTTTCGCACAATGACGGGAAAGGCGCTATTTCGCCATAAAGCTAGCGCAAACGCACGTCCAGTTCATCGATCAGCTCGGCCCAGTCGGAATCGTCACTCAGGCCCTCGCGCAGGAAGCTGGCCTGGGCATGGTTCCAGAACGCGGCATCGGGCAGGGCGGTACGGGCGTTCAGGCCCTTGTGCTGCTGGATGAAACCCTCGATGGCCTGGGGATCGTTGTCGAGGCCCAATTGGGCAAAAAGTTCGGCCAGCGAATGCAGTGCTGATTCCATGGTGGATCTCCGAGAGGAAACTCACTGCAAGCTTAGCAGGGCCGGTCATTGCCTGATTGTTAAAAAAGGGTTAGCTTCAACTGGTCTGCTCAAAAAAGGACCAGCCCATGAGTACCGCCGAAGCCCACCAGCTCAGAGCCCAATGGTTGACCGCCGAAGACATGCGGGTGGCCGCCACCATCCTCTACCAGGCCTACCATGACGACCCGCTGTTCATGTCCCTGTTTCAAAGTACCAAGGCGGACTACGAGAGCCGGCTGCGGGCGGCCATCCGCGAGGAGCTGCAGTACCTCTGGCAAACCAAGCAGCGGGTGCTGGGGCTCTTCGAGGGGGACAGGCTCATTGCCGTGGCCTGCCTGGTTAGTGAACCCCAGTCGGCCGGCAAGATATGGAGTTGGCGCTTCAAGATGCTGTTGACTGCGGGCCTTGGCAGCACCCAGCAGTGGTTGGGACTGGAGGTGGATCTGATCCGGGCCGTGGGCGAGCAGAACTTCGACTGGCTGGCCTTTATCGCGGTTGCACCCGTCAACCAGCGCCAGGGCACGGGCAGGTTGCTGCTGGACGCCGCCATCGGTGCCAGCCGCGAGTCGGGCGCCTCCTGCCTGGCCCTGGTGCTGAGCCAACCGCAACTGGCGGACTTCTTTGCCGCCCAGGGCTTTGGGGTCCAGGGGCAGCTGGCTTTCGCCGGCCAGGAGCTGGCGCTGCTGGTAAGCAGAGGCGAATGAAAGCCAGGTACGCCTCCTTCCGGGCGTTCTATCCCGACTACCTGGCCGAGCACCGCCATCCCGGTTGCCGGCGTCTGCACTACCTGGGCA belongs to Gallaecimonas sp. GXIMD4217 and includes:
- a CDS encoding Zn-ribbon-containing protein — encoded protein: MFVVEVAFDVYEDTPISVAERAIMQLFDAWRHNGQVTGRELPTIMEEGSLVLRAVCPEADSLHPEHHSNIVRHALKGLGQAGLTQPRVRCLGQDLFSDSTDPCDKPSWQLLYTTFVHSCSPLRCGDHFLPIPLYRLPALANGDHKLLLRWQDDWMACDQLQMNGVSAEQACLKEMGDHQSPMARRGRDFCKRLEILSGVPTYYYLYRVGGESQETEANRPCPCCGQPWRLAESLHGVVDFKCDACRLVSNLSWDFQ
- a CDS encoding DUF2789 domain-containing protein, whose amino-acid sequence is MESALHSLAELFAQLGLDNDPQAIEGFIQQHKGLNARTALPDAAFWNHAQASFLREGLSDDSDWAELIDELDVRLR
- a CDS encoding GNAT family N-acetyltransferase; amino-acid sequence: MSTAEAHQLRAQWLTAEDMRVAATILYQAYHDDPLFMSLFQSTKADYESRLRAAIREELQYLWQTKQRVLGLFEGDRLIAVACLVSEPQSAGKIWSWRFKMLLTAGLGSTQQWLGLEVDLIRAVGEQNFDWLAFIAVAPVNQRQGTGRLLLDAAIGASRESGASCLALVLSQPQLADFFAAQGFGVQGQLAFAGQELALLVSRGE